The Xanthomonas sontii genomic sequence CGGCGCGGCGGATCTTGGCCGCGTCGATGTCCACGCCGTGGTAGCGCTGGCGCTGGCCGTCGGCGCGCAGCGCATGCGCGAGCAGGCCCAGCCCGCAACCCAGGTCCAGCACCGGCGCGTCGGTGCCGCGCAGCGCGGCGAGCACGCCGGGGTAGAGCGGATCGGTGCGCAGCTTGGTGCGCGTGTAGTAGTAGTCGTAGCGGTTGCCCAGCGGATGCGTTGGCAGGAAGGCGCGGGCGATGGCCAGGGCCTGCGGGCGGGTCATGGGCTGGGTGGTGCTGGCGTCGCGCAATGTCGGTCCTTGGCAGCGGGCGTACGCCAGCTAGGCTAACGCATCGCGTGCCGCCGGCAACAGCCGCGCGGTCCAGCGCGCATACATCGCCGCCGACGGATGCAGCCCGTCCGCGGCCAGCATCGACGGATCGCCGCCGCCATCGCGGCTGCAGCCGGTGATGTCGACGAAGCGCACCGCGCGCGCGGCGCAGCAGGCCTGCGCGGCGGCGTTGAAGGCGTCGATCTGCGCGGCGATGCGCGCCGGATCGTGGGCGGGCGGCTGCGCGAACGCGGTCACGCCCCAGTCCGGGATCGACACCGCCAGCACCCGCTGCGGCCGCGCGTCGGCGAAACCGATCGCACGCTGCAGCAGCGCGTCGAACTGCGCGCGGTAGTCGGCGAGCGGGTAGCCGCGGTACTGGTTGTTGACGCCGATCAGCAGCGTCACCAGGTCGAACGGTCCCTGCGGCGCGGCCGTGTCGATGCCGGCGTCCAGTTCGTCGGTGGTCCAGCCGGTGGTAGCCACGATCTGCGGATCGGCCAGCGCGATGCCGTCGCGGCGCAACGCCGCGGCCAGTTGCATCGGCCAGCGTCCGTCGGCGTCAACGCGTTCGCCGATCGTGTAGGAATCGCCCAGCGCCAGGTAGCGCAGCGGTGTGTGCTGGACAGCGGCGAAACGCGCCTGGCTCATCTACGCGGCGCCAGTGGCAGCCCCATCACCGGGACGCGCACTCGCAGGAACGGCGCACGCTTTGCCATTCCCCATTCCCCATTCCCCATTCCCCATTCCCCACTCACCGCCCCACAGCCGCCCGCGGCTTCAGCGGCACCACCTTGGTCGCATCCTCGGCGCGGCGTGCCAGCACGCGGTCGATGCGCGCGAACACCTCGCGCATCGTCGCCGCTTCCGGCAGCAGGGTGACGCGGAAGTGGTGCCGGTAGGGCACGTTGAAGCTGGAGCCGGGCACCACCAGCACGCCTTCCTGTTCCATCAGTTCCAGGGCGAACGCGTGGTCGTCGAACCCGCGCGCGGCGGCGCCGACCACCGCCGGGAACGCGTACAGCGCGCCGGCCGGCTGCACCAGCGACAGGTGCTCGCTGGCCGCGCAGGCCTCGAGCACCGCGCGGCGCGTTTCGTACAGGCGTCCACCCGGAGCGCACAGCGGCGAGATCGTGTCTGGGCCGTTGACCGCGGCATCGATGGCGAACTGGCCGGGGACGTTGGCGCACAGGCGCAGCGCGCCGAGCAGGTCCATGGCGTTGCGGAAATCGCCGACGCGCTCGGCGTCGCCCGACAGCAGCGCCCAGCCCACGCGCCAGCCACAGGCGCGGTGCACCTTGCTCAGGCCGCCGAAGCTGATGCACGGATGCGCGCCGGCCAGCGGTGCCACCGACACGAACTCCGCCTCGTCGTACAGCACCTGGTCGTAGATCTCGTCGACCATCAGCAGCAGGTTGTGCTTGACCGCGATGGCGACGATCTTCTCCAGCAGCGCCCGCGAGTAGCTGGCGCCGCTGGGGTTGTTCGGGTTGATCAGCACGATGGCGCGGGTGCGCGAGGACACCAGCGTCTCGATCTCCACCGGGTCGGGCTGGAAGCCGTTCTCCGGCGCGCAGCGGTAGTACACCGGGCGGCCGTCGTTGAGGATGGTGGCGGCCGACCACAGCGGGTAGTCGGGCGAGGGCACCAGCACTTCGTCGCCGGGGTTGAGCAGCGCACGCAGCGACAGGTCGATCAGCTCGCTGACGCCGTTGCCGACGAAGATGCGGTCCGGGTGCGCATCCGGATGCTGGCGCCGGGCGTAGGCCGCGGCGATCGCCTCGCGCGCCTCCGGCAGGCCCTGCTGGTGGGTATAGGGATCGGTGCGGCCCATGTCGTCGGCGATCGCGCGCTGCAGATGTTCCGGGGCACGGAAGCCGAACGCGCCGGGATTGCCGATGTTGAGCTTGATCAGTTTGCGCCCCTGGGCCTCCAGCTCGCGGGCTCGCCGTGCCAGTTCGCCGCGGATCTCGTAGCGGACTTCGGACAGGCGTTCGCGGATCGCGAGCGGCTTGATCGGCAGGGTGGGCATCGCATTGGCCGGTGGGGCGTGGGACCTGCATGGTAGCGGAAATGTGACACCGCGGCGGGGCGGAGGGCGCCGTGGTGGCGGGCCGTCTACGGCGCCCGGCCGCCACGTTAGGCGCTGCATTGGACGAGGCCCCGTGGCTGACCCGTGTGGCGGCCATACACCTGTCGCGCGGGTCATGCGCCGCTGCTGGCGGCTCCCGGGGCGCCGCCTGCGGCGCGGGCCAACCACGCAAGGCGCCGCCCTGCGCGTGTCCCAGTGGCCGCCCTGCGCTCACCTTTGGGCGCGGCGCACCCTCTAGAATTCGCCCATGACCTCCTCCCCGATCGACTTCGACGCGTTGCGCCCCATCGGCTGGCCCTGGCCCGGAATGCCCGAGGAGCCGGCCTGGCGCGCGCTGTTCGACGCGCATCCGCAGGCGCGGCCGGCGCGGGTGGTGGAGCAGCACCGCACCGGCTACGTGGTCGCCGATGCGGTGGACACCGGATTCAAGGTCGAATCGCTGCCGGACTGGCAGCGGCCGCGCTTTCCCAGCCACGAGCGCGCCGCGGTCGGCGACTGGGTGTTGCTGGAGGACACGCGCATCGTCGCCTTGCTGCCGCGGCGCACCGCGATCAAGCGCGGCGCCGCTGGCGAGCACTATCACCAGCAGGTGATCGCGGCCAACATCGATACGGTGTTCATCGTCTGCGGCCTGGATGCGGACTTCAATCCGCGCCGGATCGAGCGCTATCTGCTGCTGGTGGGCGGCGGCGGTGCGGCGCCGGTGGTGGTGCTGACCAAGGCCGACCTCACCGAGTACGCCGCCGACGCGCTGGCGGTGCTGGAGGAACTGGCGGCGCAGGCGATCCCGCTGCTCACGGTCAACGCCCGCCAGGCCGACAGTGTCGACGCGCTGCGGCCGTGGCTGGGGCCGGGGCAGACCGCGGTGCTGGTCGGCTCGTCCGGTGCCGGCAAGTCCACCCTGACCAACACCTTGCTCGGCGTGCAGAAGATGCGCACCGCGGCGGTGCGCGCCACCGACTCGCGCGGCCGCCACACCACCACCCATCGCGCGCTGCTGCCGCTGCCGTCCGGCGCCTGCCTGATCGACACGCCGGGCATGCGCGAACTCAAGCCCACCGGCGAGGAAGACCTGGCCGAGGGCGGCTTCGCCGACATCGAGGCGCTGGCCGCGCAGTGCCGCTTCAACGACTGCGCGCACCAGGCCGAACCGGGCTGTGCGGTGCAGGCGGCGATCGAGCGCGGCGAGATCGAGGAGGCGCGCTTGGCCAATTACCTGAAGCTGCGCGACGAGGTCGCCGGCGCCGCCGGCAAGCTGGCGCAGCGCCAGGCGCAGAACGCGGCCGCCGGCCGCGGCGGCAAGCCCGGCGGTAGCAAGCCAAGTGGTGGCAAACCTGGCGGCAAGCGTCCGCCACCGCGTACCCTGCGCCGCTGACGCCGGCCGTGGCCAAGCGCGCGCTGCCCGCCGAGATCCGCCACCACGCCGCGCTCGACGCGCGGCTGGTCAAGGCGGTGCGCGGCATCCGCCTGCTGGCCCTGGCCAGTTGGCCGGTGGCGCTGCAGGCGCCGTTCCTGGAAAGCGTGGCGCGCGGGCAGCCGCAGCTGCCGCAAGTGGACTACCCAAGGCTGGATTTCGCCGACACCCGCCGCGAGCTGGCGGCGATCGCCGAGGCCGCCGATCCGGCACATCCGCTCGGCGCCTACCTGCAGGCCTCGGTGCACAGCTGGGATCTGGCCGCCGCCCTGCTCGAAGCGCTCGGCACGCCGGCAGTGGGCACGTATTCGGCGCAGTTGTTCGGCGTGCCGGACGACCCGATGCCCGGCCACGGGCCCACCACCCGCGAGGCCGCCGGCCATTTCATCCGCATCGCCCAGGAGCTGGACCGCGAGTTGTTCTCGGCCGAGGAGCAGGTGCCGGTGTCGGCCACCGCGTTGCGCCTGCTGTTGCAGCGCGATCTGGACGAATTCTTCGGCGCGCGGGTGATCACGGTGGAACTGGATCCGGACCTGCTGGCCAAGGCCGCCGCCGGCGCGCAGCGCATCCGCCTGCGCTCCGGCGCGCACTTCAGCGATTACGACCGCGCGCAACTGTTCCACCACGAGGCGCTGGTGCATTCGCTGACCGCGCTCAACGGCCGGCAACAGGCGCAGCTGCCGAGCCTGGCGCTGTCCTCGCCGCGCACCACCGCCACCCAGGAAGGCCTGGCGACCTTCGCCGAGCAGATCACCGGCAGCATCGACATCGAGCGGATGAAGCGGATCAGCCTGCGCATCGAGGCGATCGCACTGGCCCGCGACGGCGCCGATTTCATCGAGGTGTTCCGCTACTTCGATGCGGCCGGGCAATCGCCTGCGGAGAGTTTCTCCTCGGCACAGCGCGTGTTCCGCGGCGTGCCGACCACCGGCGGTGCCGCGTTCACCAAGGACACCGTGTACCTGCGCGGGCTGGTGTCGGTGCACACCTTCTTCCGCCAGGCGCTGCAGCGCGACCGGCTGCCGCTGTGCCGCTGGCTGTTCGCCGGCAAGATGGCGCTGGAGGACGTGGCCGCGTTCGCGCCGCTGTTCGAGTCCGGCGTGCTGGCGCCGCCGCGCTGGTTGCCGACGTGGGTCGCGCGCGCCAGCGGCCTGGCCGGCATGCTGGCGTTCTCGCTGTTCGCCAACCGCATCCGCATGGATCAGGTGGACTGAACGGCGCCACGCGGCGCTCACCCGCCGCGAATGTGCGGCTGCCGATACTGCGGCGCCCGGCCTGCCTCCGCATGGCCGCTTCCCCTCACAAGGAGATCCGCATGAAGATCCTGATGGTGCTGACGTCGCACGACCAGCTTGGCGACACCGGCCACAAGACCGGCTTCTGGCTGGAAGAATTTGCCGCGCCGTACTACACGTTCAAGGATGCCGGTGCCGAACTGACCCTGGCTTCGCCCAAGGGCGGGCAACCGCCGCTGGACCCGAAGAGCGATGCGCCGGACGCGCAGACCGAAGCGACTCGCCGCTTCAAGGGCGACCCGGCGGCGCAGCAGCAACTGGCGAGCACGCATCCGCTGGCATCGGTGCGCGTGGACGACTACGACGCGCTGTTCTACCCGGGCGGCCACGGCCCGCTCTGGGACCTGGCCGAGGACCGCGATTCCATCGCCCTGATCGAAGCGTTCGCACGCGCCGACAAGCCGATCGGCTTCGTCTGCCATGCGCCGGGCGTGCTGCGCCGGGTGACGGCGGCCGATGGCTCGCCGCTGGTGAAGGGCCGTCGCGTCACCGGCTTCACCAACAGCGAGGAAGCCGCGGTGGGCCTGACCGACGTGGTGCCGTTCCTGGTCGAGGACGAACTGCAGCGCCTGGGCGGCCAGTACAGCAAGGTCGCCGACTGGGGCGTGCACGTGGTCGAGGACGGCCGCCTGGTCACCGGGCAGAACCCGGCCTCGTCCGAGGCGGCGGCCGAGGCATTGTTGGGAATGTTGAGTACCTGAGTCCTTCTGGCGCCACGGCATGGTCGCAACGACATGCCATGGCCGTTTAGATCAGCCCACAGTCACTGAGCATTTCGGGCATTCATTCGGAGGCGGAACCCAGCCGCCACCACCTCCGCCACCACCCCCGCCGCCGCCAGTTCCAGCTCCGCTACCAGGTCCAGTTTGTGTGCCAGGTAAGGGCACGACACAAACGGATCCTGAGAGACAGACAACTTGGCCCTTTTCCTTGCTGCCATCCTGATACGTCACCGCAACGACATCGCCCACAGAAATACTCGCAAGACCATATGTGGAGCGATACATTCCGGTTAATGCAGTCAACGCCGCAATGCGTAGTTCGGCCATGTCCCCGGATCCAACGCCTTGTGCTGCCGCCACGTTCTGGAAAACTCCAGAGGCGGCATCGATGCTGACGGTCTTTGCAATTGCTGCAAACGATATCGCCAACAGGCAAAGCATCATGAGGCGATTTTTCAATGACCTTCTTTCCATGAATAAGTTTCCTTAGGGCTTAGATAAAATCTTCCTGATTTCCTTGATCTTTCTGTCGAGCAGGCTCGCATCGCTTGGGCTGATCAGGTTGGTGCGAACGAAAGATTCGAAGTTGGGGCTGGAGCAGCCTCCGGTGTTGAGGCAAAGGGATTTCATGATGTCGGAGTTGGTGCCGCAATTCAGTCCCATCTGACATGCTGCGATGCTCCACGCATAGCCTGAGGTAGGGCCAGTAGCGACTTCGCTATATCGTCCGAGTGAGGTATTGTCGGAATTGCCTGCAAGCAGTTGGCCCAGTTCGAATGTGGCCAATGGGTCGCCTGATTTGCTGACCTTCTCCACGAATTGCCGCAAGTCTTCTCCTTGCAGACGAGCTGTTGAGGCCATTTGAAGCCTGGCTTGCGCTGCAAGGTCGCCACCTTTTGCCGCCTGCTCGAGCCATAGATTCCGCGCATCGACAGGAATGGCAGCGCCATTGTCGACGACCGCGCATTCTTCTGCGTAGGAGCGTGCTACCAACAAGATGCCTTGGGCATTTGCATGCGACGTGGAACGCGCTGCGATTGCCGAGTAAGTAGCTAGGAATTTCTGAGGGTCGATGTTGACCGCAATGCATCGGCCATAAGCTTCTGCGAGATCACGCTGCGCATCTGCTTCGCCTCGGTTCGCACGGGCTTTCAGATCCAGGAAAGTTTGAAGGGCATCGTTCGATGCGGAGCGATGTTCCTGCGTACCATTTCCCCGTTTGCTTGCTTGCGCCGCTGGGCTCGCGCCGCTGGAGCGCTCTTCTTCGTCAGGTTCATTGCTATGAAGGTATGCGGCATCGTTCTGCGGTGGATGCTTGTGGCGAACTTCTGTCCATGCCAATCCAAGTGAAACGGCAGCCACAATTCCGCAGATCAGCATCCAATGCTTGCATCTCATGCTTTGTACCAATCCATGACGTCAAGGCGCTCTCTCGCTGACTGACAGCCGAATGTAACAGTTGTGGTATGGCCCTTCAACGCATGGCCCCATAGCGCCATGTATCTTGATGCTGCTAATGCGCTTATTCCTCCGCGATTATTGTTCATCCGCGCCGCCACCAACGCAGGCCGCACGCGTGCAGGGTGCCATTCCACTGCACCAGCCGTGCAGGGCACCTTTCTCCGCATCCGTAGAGCGGCTTCAGCCGCGACAAGCGGGAGTGGGAAAGCCTGTCGCGGCTGAGGCCGCTCCTGGGAGGCATAGATGTGCCACCGCGTGCAGCCAGGCAGCGCACCTGTGGGAGGAGCTTCAGTCCCGACTGCACGCACTCAGAAGCGTGCACGGGTATGCAGCAGTGGCGCCTGCAGGCGGCTGCCGCTGTTTTCGGATCAGCTGCGTCGCCACCAACGCAGGTCGTAGGCGGGCAGGATGCCGTTCCATTTCGCCAGCGCCGCCGGATCGCTGCCGCCATCGGCGATTGCCTGCCAGTTGCCGTCGCCCAAGGTTGCGGCGACATCCACCGCAACCGGCTCCGCACTGAAGTTGTACACCGCCACGAACGCCTCGCCGCGCGCCAAACCGAGCAGGGCGGGATCGCCCAGCGGCACGGCACGCAACGGCTGGTCGGCGGCCAGTGCCGCAGTGGCGGCACGCGCGGCGATCAACCCGCGCAGGCGGGTGTAGACCTGGCCGGGCAGGCTGTCTGTGTCGTGGCGTTGCGCCGCGCGTGCCCAGTCCATGTCCGGGCGGTGCAGCCAACGGCCTTCGTGCTGGCGCAGCGGGTCGTTGCGGTAGGCCTCGTCGTTGCCCAGGGCCAGTTCGTCGCCCATGTACAGCAGTGGGATGCCCGGCATCGCCAGCGCCACCGCGTACAGCAACAGCAGGCGGCGCACGCCCAGTTCCAGCGCATCGGCATCATCGGTGGCCAGCGCTGCCGTGATGCCGGTCAGTGCCGCGCTCATGCCGTTGCTGCCGTGCACGCCATCGCCGCTGCTCTGGAAGGCTTCGCCACGCGCGTAGCTGTCCGCTGTGTCGCCGGCGTAGAACTGGGCGATGCGCGCCAGCGCGAACGGGGCGACGCCATCGCCACCGGCGGCCTCGCGCTGCAGCACGTTCCAGCCGATATCGTCGTGGCAGCGCACGTAGCTGAGCCAGCCACAGGCTGGCGGCAGCGCGGGCGTCTGCGCGATCGCCGCTTGCACGATGTTGCCGCGCTGCTCGGCCAGGGCCACCCACCCGGCTGCCATCAGCGTGCTGTGGTAGGCCAGGTGGCATTCGTGGCCGCGCGCGGCGCCTTCGCCGAAATACGGTGGCAACTGCGCCATCGGCACGATCGCCTCGGCCTTCAGCAGCACCGCCGGGGCCAGGATGTCGGTGAGTGCGCGCAGCGCCTGCAGGATGGTGTGGGCCTCCGGCTGGTTCATGCAGTCGGTGCCGGGACGCTTCCACAGGTAGGCGGTGGAATCCAGGCGGAACACTTCCACGCCCAGGTTGGCCAGGCGCAGCAGCGCCAACGCCATCTCGCCGAACACCGCCGGATTGCTCCAGTCCAGATCCCATTGGTAGGGGTAGAACGTGGTCCACAACCAGGCGTCGGCGTCCTGCACCCAGGTGAAGTTGCCCGGGGCGGTGTGCGGGAACACCTGGCCCAGGGTGCGCTCGTAGGCATCCGGCGCGTCGCGGTCGCGGAAGTGGTGGTAATAGTCCAGATGCCGCGCATCGCCACGCTTGGCCGCCAGCGCCCAGGGATGGTCGTCGGCGGTGTGGTTGAGCACGAAGTCGGCGCACAGGCTGATCCCGGCCGCACGCAGCCGCGCGGTCAGCGCCGCCAGATCGTCGGTGTCGCCGAGCCGCGGTTCGACCTGGCCGTAGTCGCTGACCGCGAAGCCGCCATCGTTGTCGCCGGCGCGGGCGCGCAGGAACGGCAGCAGGTGCAGGTAGCGAACACCCAGTTCCTGCAGGTAGGGCACGCGTTCGCCGACGCCATGCAAGGTCCCGGCGAAGCGGTCGACATAGGCGCTGTAGCCGAGCATCGCCGGGGTGGCGAACCAGTCGGGCGCGCGCTCGGCATCGAGCTGGCGCAGCGCCGACGGCCGCGCGTTGGCGGTGGCCGCCAATTGCGTCAGCCACTGCGGCAACCACTGCGCGAAGGCCGGATGCGCAGCGTACAGCGCATGCAATGGGGCGAGCAGGCGTTCGCCGTGGCGCTGCAGGCGTGGCAGCAGCGCGTCGGCGGTAGCCGGATGCAGATGCGCCTGCCACAGGGTGTGGGCGAGCGCGGACAGTGCGAAAGGAGCGGGTGCGGTCATGGGGGGCTTGGCCGCGCCCCCGGTGGGGCGCGGATGTGCGGTCCTCGTCAGAAGTCGTAGCGCAGGCTGATGCTGGAAGTGCGGCCCGGGATCGAGCGCGCGCGGATCACGCCGGAAGCCGCGTCGGCGATCGACGCTTCCTCCGCTTCGGTCAGACCAAAGGTGTTGAACAGGTTGTTGACGTTGAGCGAGACGGTCAGCGCATCGGTGATGCGGTAGTCGCCGAACAGGTTGACCTGGGTGTAGCCGGGCATCTTCAGCTGGTTGCTGTCCTGGGTGTAGGCCGAACTGGTGCCGATCGCGTTGACCCCGACCTGGTAGCGCTCGCCGCGGTAGCTCGGCGTCAGCTGCCAGACGAAGCGCGCCTGCCGACGCGGGGTGTTTCCGGCGTTGGCCGGGGTGATCTGGTCCTTGTCGATGGTGGCGTCGGTCCAGGTCAGGCCGCCGTTGAGGGTGAAGCCGCCGGTGCGGTACGCGGCTTCCAGTTCCAGGCCGTGCGCCTTGTAGGTGCGGTCGAAGAAGCGCTGGGTGGTGGCTTCGTAATTCTGCTCCTGGGTGCGCGCGGCGAAGGCGGTGGCGAACAGGCTCAGCCCGCCGCTGCGCCACTTCAGGCCGCCTTCCAGTTGCTTGACCACGTTCACCGCTTCGTTGGAGGACACCGAGCCGTCGTCGCGGACCACGCCGAACAGCAGGCGGTCGGCGTTGGCGCGGGCGCCGCGGCTGTAGCGCGCGAACGCGGCCAGGTCGTCGTTGAGCATGTAATTGCCGCCGAACGAATACGACAGGTAGTTCCAGTCGTAGCGCACCGGCTTGGGGTTGGCGTAGTCGATGGTCGCCACGCGTTGCTCCGGCGCCTCGATCACGCCGTCGCCGTTCACGTCGACATTGCTGGCCAGCACGCCGCCGTTGGTGCTGCCGCGGGCGCGGCCCATGTCGTAGCGCAGGCTGCCGTCCACGCTCAGCGGACCCTGGTCCCAGCTCAGCGCCAGGTACGGCGCGTTGATGTCGTAACGCACGTCGTAGTGGCGGGTGTTGTCCAGCCCCCAGTACGGCACGCCGTAGGCGTACAGGCCGTCCTGCGAGCGCAGGCTGCCGTCGGCGGCGACCACGTCCAGCAGCCGCGGGCGGTGCCCCAGCGACTGCA encodes the following:
- a CDS encoding pyridoxal phosphate-dependent aminotransferase, which translates into the protein MPTLPIKPLAIRERLSEVRYEIRGELARRARELEAQGRKLIKLNIGNPGAFGFRAPEHLQRAIADDMGRTDPYTHQQGLPEAREAIAAAYARRQHPDAHPDRIFVGNGVSELIDLSLRALLNPGDEVLVPSPDYPLWSAATILNDGRPVYYRCAPENGFQPDPVEIETLVSSRTRAIVLINPNNPSGASYSRALLEKIVAIAVKHNLLLMVDEIYDQVLYDEAEFVSVAPLAGAHPCISFGGLSKVHRACGWRVGWALLSGDAERVGDFRNAMDLLGALRLCANVPGQFAIDAAVNGPDTISPLCAPGGRLYETRRAVLEACAASEHLSLVQPAGALYAFPAVVGAAARGFDDHAFALELMEQEGVLVVPGSSFNVPYRHHFRVTLLPEAATMREVFARIDRVLARRAEDATKVVPLKPRAAVGR
- a CDS encoding alpha-amylase family glycosyl hydrolase, yielding MTAPAPFALSALAHTLWQAHLHPATADALLPRLQRHGERLLAPLHALYAAHPAFAQWLPQWLTQLAATANARPSALRQLDAERAPDWFATPAMLGYSAYVDRFAGTLHGVGERVPYLQELGVRYLHLLPFLRARAGDNDGGFAVSDYGQVEPRLGDTDDLAALTARLRAAGISLCADFVLNHTADDHPWALAAKRGDARHLDYYHHFRDRDAPDAYERTLGQVFPHTAPGNFTWVQDADAWLWTTFYPYQWDLDWSNPAVFGEMALALLRLANLGVEVFRLDSTAYLWKRPGTDCMNQPEAHTILQALRALTDILAPAVLLKAEAIVPMAQLPPYFGEGAARGHECHLAYHSTLMAAGWVALAEQRGNIVQAAIAQTPALPPACGWLSYVRCHDDIGWNVLQREAAGGDGVAPFALARIAQFYAGDTADSYARGEAFQSSGDGVHGSNGMSAALTGITAALATDDADALELGVRRLLLLYAVALAMPGIPLLYMGDELALGNDEAYRNDPLRQHEGRWLHRPDMDWARAAQRHDTDSLPGQVYTRLRGLIAARAATAALAADQPLRAVPLGDPALLGLARGEAFVAVYNFSAEPVAVDVAATLGDGNWQAIADGGSDPAALAKWNGILPAYDLRWWRRS
- a CDS encoding SGNH/GDSL hydrolase family protein, which codes for MSQARFAAVQHTPLRYLALGDSYTIGERVDADGRWPMQLAAALRRDGIALADPQIVATTGWTTDELDAGIDTAAPQGPFDLVTLLIGVNNQYRGYPLADYRAQFDALLQRAIGFADARPQRVLAVSIPDWGVTAFAQPPAHDPARIAAQIDAFNAAAQACCAARAVRFVDITGCSRDGGGDPSMLAADGLHPSAAMYARWTARLLPAARDALA
- a CDS encoding type 1 glutamine amidotransferase domain-containing protein — protein: MKILMVLTSHDQLGDTGHKTGFWLEEFAAPYYTFKDAGAELTLASPKGGQPPLDPKSDAPDAQTEATRRFKGDPAAQQQLASTHPLASVRVDDYDALFYPGGHGPLWDLAEDRDSIALIEAFARADKPIGFVCHAPGVLRRVTAADGSPLVKGRRVTGFTNSEEAAVGLTDVVPFLVEDELQRLGGQYSKVADWGVHVVEDGRLVTGQNPASSEAAAEALLGMLST
- the rsgA gene encoding ribosome small subunit-dependent GTPase A, with the protein product MTSSPIDFDALRPIGWPWPGMPEEPAWRALFDAHPQARPARVVEQHRTGYVVADAVDTGFKVESLPDWQRPRFPSHERAAVGDWVLLEDTRIVALLPRRTAIKRGAAGEHYHQQVIAANIDTVFIVCGLDADFNPRRIERYLLLVGGGGAAPVVVLTKADLTEYAADALAVLEELAAQAIPLLTVNARQADSVDALRPWLGPGQTAVLVGSSGAGKSTLTNTLLGVQKMRTAAVRATDSRGRHTTTHRALLPLPSGACLIDTPGMRELKPTGEEDLAEGGFADIEALAAQCRFNDCAHQAEPGCAVQAAIERGEIEEARLANYLKLRDEVAGAAGKLAQRQAQNAAAGRGGKPGGSKPSGGKPGGKRPPPRTLRR
- a CDS encoding flavohemoglobin expression-modulating QEGLA motif protein, translating into MAKRALPAEIRHHAALDARLVKAVRGIRLLALASWPVALQAPFLESVARGQPQLPQVDYPRLDFADTRRELAAIAEAADPAHPLGAYLQASVHSWDLAAALLEALGTPAVGTYSAQLFGVPDDPMPGHGPTTREAAGHFIRIAQELDRELFSAEEQVPVSATALRLLLQRDLDEFFGARVITVELDPDLLAKAAAGAQRIRLRSGAHFSDYDRAQLFHHEALVHSLTALNGRQQAQLPSLALSSPRTTATQEGLATFAEQITGSIDIERMKRISLRIEAIALARDGADFIEVFRYFDAAGQSPAESFSSAQRVFRGVPTTGGAAFTKDTVYLRGLVSVHTFFRQALQRDRLPLCRWLFAGKMALEDVAAFAPLFESGVLAPPRWLPTWVARASGLAGMLAFSLFANRIRMDQVD